A genomic segment from Alkalilimnicola ehrlichii MLHE-1 encodes:
- the nudE gene encoding ADP compounds hydrolase NudE, which yields MSKYPEILHRRTVARSRLFRVEAVGLRFSNGAEVEYERLGGTSHGAVLIVAVDGQGRAQLIREYAAGTGRYELGLPKGRVEKDEPLLDAANRELQEEVGVAARRLEWLRSLSLAPGYLAHRTEVILAQDLYPSRLPGDEPEPIQVVPWALDDLEGLLAQEDFSEARSLAALYLARDHLRAREAR from the coding sequence ATGAGCAAGTACCCCGAGATCCTGCATCGCCGCACGGTGGCCCGTTCGCGGCTCTTCCGCGTCGAGGCGGTGGGGCTGCGTTTCAGTAACGGTGCCGAGGTGGAGTACGAACGTCTGGGCGGGACCTCCCACGGTGCGGTGCTGATCGTGGCCGTGGACGGCCAGGGGCGGGCGCAGTTGATCCGGGAATACGCGGCCGGCACCGGGCGTTACGAGCTGGGCCTGCCCAAGGGGCGGGTGGAGAAGGACGAGCCGCTGCTGGATGCCGCCAACCGTGAACTGCAGGAGGAGGTGGGCGTGGCCGCCCGGCGGCTCGAGTGGCTGCGCTCGCTGAGCCTGGCGCCCGGCTACCTCGCCCACCGCACCGAGGTGATCCTGGCGCAGGATCTCTACCCCTCCCGTCTGCCCGGCGACGAACCGGAGCCTATCCAGGTGGTGCCCTGGGCGCTGGACGACCTGGAGGGCTTACTGGCCCAGGAGGACTTCAGCGAAGCGCGCAGCCTCGCCGCCCTCTACCTGGCCCGCGACCACCTGCGGGCCCGCGAGGCCCGGTAA
- the rho gene encoding transcription termination factor Rho, which yields MNLTELKQKPAAELMKLAQELGVEGTARSRKQDVIFSILKSQAKGGEPIYGDGVLEILQDGFGFLRSADSSYMAGPDDIYVSPSQIRRFALRTGDTIAGKIRPPKDGERYFALLKVNEINFEPPENAKHKVLFENLTPLHATERMRMERGNGSTEDLTARIIDLIAPIGKGQRGLLVSPPKAGKTMLLQHIAQSITANHPETYLIVLLIDERPEEVTEMQRSVRGEVVSSTFDEPASRHVQVAEMVIEKAKRLVEHKKDVVILLDSITRLARAYNTVVPSSGKVLTGGVDANALHRPKRFFGAARNVEEGGSLSIIATSLVDTGSRMDEVIYEEFKGTGNMELHLDRRISEKRIYPAVNINRSGTRREELLMKPDELQKVWILRKLLHPMDDLAAIEFLLDKLKDTKTNGEFFDSMKR from the coding sequence ATGAACCTGACGGAACTAAAACAGAAACCCGCCGCTGAACTGATGAAACTGGCCCAGGAACTGGGCGTGGAGGGGACGGCCCGCTCGCGCAAGCAGGACGTCATCTTTTCCATACTCAAGTCGCAGGCCAAAGGTGGCGAACCCATCTACGGCGATGGCGTGTTGGAGATCCTGCAGGATGGCTTCGGCTTTCTGAGGTCTGCCGACAGTTCATACATGGCGGGGCCGGACGATATCTACGTCTCGCCGAGCCAGATCCGGCGCTTCGCGCTGCGCACCGGCGACACCATCGCGGGCAAGATCCGCCCGCCCAAGGATGGTGAGCGCTACTTCGCGCTGCTCAAGGTCAATGAGATCAACTTCGAGCCGCCGGAGAACGCCAAGCACAAGGTGCTGTTCGAGAACCTCACGCCGCTGCACGCCACCGAGCGTATGCGCATGGAGCGCGGCAACGGCTCCACGGAAGATCTCACCGCGCGGATCATCGACCTGATCGCCCCCATCGGTAAGGGCCAGCGCGGCCTGCTGGTTTCGCCGCCCAAGGCGGGTAAGACGATGCTGCTGCAGCACATCGCGCAGAGCATCACCGCCAACCACCCCGAGACCTATCTGATCGTGCTGCTGATCGACGAGCGCCCGGAGGAGGTCACGGAGATGCAGCGCTCGGTGCGCGGCGAGGTGGTCTCCTCGACCTTCGACGAGCCGGCCAGCCGCCACGTGCAGGTGGCGGAGATGGTGATCGAGAAGGCCAAGCGGCTGGTGGAGCACAAGAAGGATGTGGTGATCCTGCTGGATTCCATCACCCGTCTGGCCCGGGCCTATAACACGGTGGTGCCTTCGTCGGGCAAGGTGCTGACCGGCGGTGTGGACGCCAATGCCCTGCACCGGCCGAAGCGTTTCTTCGGTGCGGCGCGCAATGTGGAGGAAGGCGGCAGTCTGTCGATCATCGCCACGTCGCTGGTGGACACCGGCTCGCGGATGGATGAGGTGATTTACGAGGAGTTCAAGGGCACCGGCAATATGGAGCTGCACTTGGACCGGCGCATCTCCGAGAAGCGGATCTACCCGGCGGTGAACATCAACCGTTCGGGCACCCGCCGCGAGGAGTTGCTGATGAAGCCGGACGAGTTGCAGAAGGTGTGGATCCTGCGCAAGCTGCTGCACCCGATGGACGACCTGGCCGCCATCGAGTTCCTGCTGGACAAGCTGAAGGACACCAAGACCAACGGCGAGTTCTTTGACTCGATGAAGCGGTGA
- a CDS encoding TIGR04211 family SH3 domain-containing protein codes for MRRICLLLLLLLTALPLTAHAQVYVSDQLEVAKRSGPSMQHRILRFVSSGTQLQQLDSSGDWTQVRDGQGREGWIETRHLMNEPSARQRLEAANRRVEAAEEAREEMAAQLAETREHADELAERVAALESERDRLEARLEDAREGLELADEHQRLQTTISDLQAEIRELEADKTALARQTQRDWFLAGAGVLLVGLILGLILPRIRWKRRRGWGDTL; via the coding sequence GTGCGCCGGATTTGCTTGCTGTTGCTCCTGTTACTCACCGCCCTGCCCCTGACCGCCCATGCCCAGGTCTACGTCAGCGATCAGCTCGAGGTGGCCAAGCGCAGCGGCCCGAGCATGCAGCACCGCATCCTGCGCTTCGTAAGCTCCGGCACGCAGTTGCAGCAGCTGGACAGCAGCGGTGACTGGACCCAGGTGCGCGACGGCCAGGGCCGTGAGGGCTGGATCGAGACCCGGCACCTGATGAACGAGCCCAGCGCCCGGCAGCGGCTGGAGGCGGCCAACCGCCGGGTGGAAGCGGCCGAGGAGGCGCGCGAGGAGATGGCGGCGCAACTGGCCGAGACCCGCGAGCACGCCGACGAGCTGGCCGAACGGGTGGCGGCGCTGGAGAGCGAGCGCGACCGCCTGGAGGCCCGCCTGGAGGATGCCCGCGAGGGCCTTGAGCTGGCCGACGAACACCAGCGCCTGCAGACCACCATCAGCGATCTGCAGGCGGAGATCCGTGAACTGGAGGCGGACAAGACCGCCCTCGCCCGCCAGACCCAGCGCGACTGGTTCCTGGCCGGGGCCGGCGTGCTGCTGGTGGGGCTCATTCTCGGCCTTATCCTGCCGCGGATCCGCTGGAAGCGCCGCCGTGGCTGGGGTGATACCCTGTAA
- the argA gene encoding amino-acid N-acetyltransferase, whose product MKTSDLDPELYVRWFRNSAPYINAHRGRTFVVAFSGAALQDGDFPDIIHDLALLSSLGVRLVLVPGARPQVEARLRERGAELRYVNGLRITDDAALACVKEAVGAVRLEIEALFTMGLANSPMAGARLRLASGNLVTARPLGVRDGVDYQHTGEVRRVDAEGIRARLDDGDMVLLSPLGCSRTGEVFNLAGDEVALEAARALRADKLIFLQEGESVCDDRGQRVGEMTLSQVRALLNAPPRCLTKETGRLLERALRACSSGVHRVHLLDRHRDGALLLELFTRDGVGTLVTPERFETQRRATPEDVPGIVALLEPLERDGTLVSRPRDLLETDIDHFIVVERDGSIIACSALYPIPGSTTGELAGFAVHPDYRGGGRGDALLAQVEADARAEGLDRLYVLTTRTAHWFQERGFQPAAPEDLPEARRRAYDQNRASRVFVKSLVG is encoded by the coding sequence ATGAAGACCAGCGATCTGGACCCGGAACTCTACGTGCGCTGGTTCCGCAACAGCGCGCCCTATATCAACGCCCACCGGGGGCGCACCTTTGTGGTGGCCTTCTCCGGCGCGGCGCTGCAGGACGGCGACTTCCCCGACATCATCCACGACCTGGCGCTGCTCTCCAGCCTGGGTGTGCGCCTGGTGCTGGTGCCCGGGGCCCGGCCGCAGGTGGAGGCGCGCCTGCGCGAGCGCGGCGCCGAGCTGCGCTATGTCAACGGCCTGCGGATCACCGACGATGCGGCCCTGGCCTGCGTGAAGGAGGCGGTGGGCGCGGTGCGCCTGGAGATCGAGGCGCTGTTCACCATGGGCCTGGCCAATTCGCCGATGGCCGGCGCGCGCCTGCGACTGGCCTCCGGCAATCTGGTGACGGCCCGGCCCCTGGGGGTGCGCGACGGGGTGGACTACCAGCACACCGGTGAGGTGCGCCGGGTGGATGCCGAGGGCATCCGCGCCCGCCTGGACGATGGCGATATGGTGCTGCTCTCGCCGCTGGGCTGTTCGCGCACGGGCGAGGTGTTCAACCTGGCCGGCGATGAGGTGGCGCTGGAGGCGGCGCGGGCGTTGCGGGCCGACAAGCTGATCTTTCTGCAGGAGGGCGAGTCGGTCTGCGATGACCGGGGCCAGCGGGTGGGCGAGATGACGCTGAGCCAGGTCCGGGCCCTGCTGAACGCGCCGCCGCGCTGCCTGACGAAGGAGACCGGCCGCCTGCTGGAGCGCGCGCTGCGGGCGTGCAGTTCCGGGGTGCATCGGGTGCACCTGCTGGACCGGCACCGAGACGGGGCCCTGCTGTTGGAGTTGTTTACCCGCGACGGGGTGGGGACGCTGGTGACGCCGGAGCGGTTTGAGACCCAGCGCCGCGCCACGCCGGAGGATGTGCCGGGGATTGTGGCCCTGCTGGAGCCGCTGGAGCGGGATGGCACGCTGGTGAGCCGGCCGCGGGATCTGCTGGAGACGGATATCGACCACTTCATTGTGGTGGAGCGCGATGGCAGCATTATCGCCTGCTCGGCGCTCTACCCGATCCCGGGCTCGACCACGGGCGAGCTGGCGGGCTTCGCGGTGCATCCCGATTACCGGGGCGGTGGCCGGGGCGACGCCCTGCTGGCCCAGGTGGAGGCCGACGCCCGGGCGGAAGGGCTGGACCGGCTTTACGTGCTGACGACCCGGACGGCGCACTGGTTCCAGGAGCGGGGGTTCCAGCCGGCCGCGCCGGAGGACCTGCCCGAGGCCCGGCGCAGGGCCTACGATCAGAATCGGGCGTCGCGGGTTTTCGTCAAGTCCCTGGTTGGTTGA
- a CDS encoding class I SAM-dependent rRNA methyltransferase: MTAALPPLRLKPGEDKRLRAGHLWVFSNEVDIDATPLKAFEPGQDALLVDSRGHALGTVYVNPGSLICARLVSRDSRYRLDESLLVHRLKLALGLRERLFDAPYYRLVHGEADGLPGLVIDRFGDACVVQVNTAGMERVRDSIVTALGRVLGEGPVLLRCDSAVRELEGLTRYQAWGSGPEAQTLEVVENGVRFQVPATTGQKTGWYYDHRMNRQALRPWVPGRRVLDVFSYMGAWGVQAAVAGAAEVFCVDSSEQALDGVAENAALNGVSDQVAGVQGDAFDALAELRQANERFDVVVVDPPAFIKRKKDFRQGFKAYQRLNRMAMQLLNKEGLLVTASCSAHLPEQRLLDAAQAGARHLERSLRVVALGHQGPDHPVHPAIPETRYLKAAFCRVLPAGSMP; encoded by the coding sequence ATGACGGCAGCATTGCCCCCATTACGCCTGAAACCCGGTGAGGACAAGCGCCTGCGCGCCGGCCACTTGTGGGTGTTCAGCAACGAGGTGGATATCGACGCGACCCCGCTGAAGGCCTTCGAACCGGGCCAGGACGCGCTCCTGGTGGACAGCCGCGGCCACGCCCTGGGCACGGTGTACGTCAACCCGGGCTCGCTGATCTGCGCCCGGCTGGTGAGCCGGGACAGCCGGTACCGGCTGGATGAGTCGCTGCTGGTCCACCGGCTGAAGCTGGCGCTGGGCCTGCGGGAGCGGTTGTTCGATGCGCCCTATTACCGGCTGGTGCATGGTGAGGCGGACGGCCTGCCGGGGCTGGTGATCGACCGGTTCGGTGATGCCTGCGTGGTGCAGGTGAACACGGCGGGGATGGAGCGGGTCCGCGACAGCATTGTCACAGCGCTGGGCCGGGTGCTGGGTGAGGGGCCGGTGCTGTTGCGCTGTGACAGCGCGGTGCGCGAGCTGGAGGGGCTGACGCGGTATCAGGCCTGGGGCAGTGGGCCGGAGGCGCAGACCCTGGAGGTGGTGGAGAACGGGGTGCGCTTCCAGGTGCCCGCGACCACCGGGCAGAAGACCGGCTGGTATTACGACCACCGGATGAACCGTCAGGCGCTGCGGCCCTGGGTCCCGGGGCGGCGGGTGCTGGATGTGTTCAGCTACATGGGCGCTTGGGGGGTGCAGGCGGCGGTGGCCGGCGCGGCCGAGGTCTTCTGCGTCGACAGCTCGGAGCAGGCCCTGGACGGTGTCGCGGAGAATGCCGCCCTGAATGGCGTGTCCGACCAGGTGGCGGGGGTACAGGGGGACGCCTTCGATGCCTTGGCGGAGTTGCGCCAGGCCAATGAGCGCTTCGATGTGGTGGTGGTGGACCCGCCGGCCTTTATCAAGCGCAAGAAGGATTTCCGTCAGGGTTTCAAGGCCTATCAGCGGTTGAACCGGATGGCGATGCAGTTGCTGAACAAGGAGGGCCTGCTGGTGACGGCCTCCTGCTCGGCGCACCTGCCGGAGCAGCGGCTGCTGGACGCGGCCCAGGCGGGGGCGCGCCACCTGGAGCGCAGCCTGCGCGTGGTGGCCCTGGGTCACCAGGGGCCGGACCACCCGGTGCACCCGGCGATCCCCGAGACCCGCTACCTGAAGGCCGCCTTCTGCCGGGTGTTGCCGGCGGGGAGCATGCCTTAG
- the argE gene encoding acetylornithine deacetylase: MSGEAPALMDMLRGLIATPSVSSVDPALDQGNREVIDLLAGWAEAAGFVCEIQPVPGHPDKANLIATLGRGPGGLVLSGHTDTVPYDGALWTSDPFVLTERDGRLYGLGTTDMKSFLGLALEAARGLRAQDLKQPLVLLATADEESGMTGARALVESQHPLGRHAIIGEPTNGRPVRTHKGMMMEAIRIEGHSGHSSNPALGRNALELMTRVLNALLEWRGELQAQYQDARFDVPVPTMNLGHLHAGDNPNRICGEAELHIDIRPLPGMGLEELRYLLRQRLEAALGEQARYLHLRSLFPGLQPMATPETAEIVRASEQLTGFPAEAVAFGTEAPFLRDMGLDVVVMGPGDIAQAHQPDEYLALDRLTPTVERLRRLIKQFCVDPA; the protein is encoded by the coding sequence ATGAGCGGTGAGGCGCCGGCATTGATGGACATGCTGAGGGGGCTGATTGCCACCCCCTCGGTCAGCAGCGTGGACCCGGCCCTGGACCAGGGCAACCGCGAGGTCATCGATCTGCTCGCCGGCTGGGCCGAGGCCGCCGGCTTCGTGTGCGAGATCCAGCCGGTACCCGGCCATCCGGACAAGGCCAACCTGATCGCCACCCTGGGCCGCGGCCCCGGCGGGCTGGTGCTCTCCGGGCACACCGATACCGTACCCTACGACGGTGCGCTCTGGACCTCTGACCCCTTTGTGCTCACCGAGCGCGACGGCCGCCTTTACGGCCTGGGCACCACCGACATGAAGTCCTTCCTGGGCCTGGCCCTGGAGGCCGCCCGCGGCCTGCGCGCGCAGGACCTCAAGCAACCGCTGGTGCTGCTGGCCACCGCCGACGAGGAGTCGGGCATGACCGGCGCCCGCGCCCTGGTGGAGAGCCAACACCCCCTGGGCCGGCACGCGATCATCGGCGAGCCCACCAACGGCCGCCCGGTGCGCACGCACAAGGGCATGATGATGGAGGCCATCCGCATCGAGGGACACTCCGGCCACTCCAGCAACCCGGCCCTGGGCCGCAACGCCCTGGAGCTGATGACCCGGGTGCTCAACGCCCTGCTGGAGTGGCGCGGCGAGCTGCAGGCGCAGTACCAGGACGCCCGGTTCGACGTCCCGGTGCCCACCATGAACCTGGGGCACCTGCACGCCGGCGACAACCCCAACCGCATCTGCGGCGAGGCGGAGCTGCACATCGACATCCGCCCGCTGCCGGGAATGGGCCTGGAGGAGCTGCGCTACCTGCTGCGCCAACGGCTGGAGGCGGCGCTGGGCGAGCAGGCCCGCTACCTGCACCTGCGCTCGCTGTTCCCGGGGCTGCAGCCCATGGCCACCCCGGAGACGGCGGAGATCGTGCGCGCCAGCGAACAGCTCACCGGCTTCCCGGCCGAGGCGGTGGCCTTCGGCACCGAGGCACCCTTCCTGCGCGACATGGGGCTGGACGTGGTGGTGATGGGGCCCGGCGACATCGCCCAGGCCCACCAGCCGGACGAATACCTGGCGCTGGACCGGCTCACGCCCACGGTGGAGCGGCTGCGCCGGCTGATCAAGCAGTTCTGCGTCGACCCGGCCTGA
- the glyA gene encoding serine hydroxymethyltransferase yields MFSRDMTIASFDPELSEAMEAERRRQEDHIELIASENYASPRVLEAQGSVLTNKYAEGYPGKRYYGGCEHVDEAERLAIERAKQLFGADYANVQPHSGSQANAAVYLALLQPGDTILGMSLDHGGHLTHGAKVNFSGRLFNAVQYGVCPDTGELDYAQLERLAKEHQPKMIIGGFSAYSRVVDWQRLRDIADSVGAYLLVDMAHVAGLVAAGVYPSPVQIADVTTTTTHKTLRGPRGGLILARANAEVEKKLNSLVFPGTQGGPLMHAIAGKAVAFKEALEPEFKAYQQQVVANARAMAQGLIERGYKVVSGGTDNHLFLIDLVDKGLTGKAADAALGKAHITVNKNTVPNDPQSPFVTSGLRIGTPAITTRGFKEEECRELAGWMADVLDDIENEDVIARVREQVTQVCRRLPVYQQG; encoded by the coding sequence ATGTTCTCCCGTGATATGACCATCGCCAGCTTTGACCCGGAACTCTCCGAGGCCATGGAGGCCGAGCGCCGTCGGCAGGAGGATCACATCGAGCTGATCGCCTCCGAGAACTACGCCAGCCCCCGGGTGCTCGAGGCCCAGGGCAGCGTACTCACCAACAAGTATGCCGAGGGCTACCCGGGCAAGCGCTATTACGGGGGCTGCGAGCATGTGGACGAGGCCGAGCGCCTGGCCATCGAGCGGGCCAAGCAGCTCTTTGGCGCCGACTACGCCAATGTGCAGCCGCACTCCGGCTCCCAGGCCAACGCGGCCGTCTATCTGGCGCTGCTCCAGCCCGGCGACACCATCCTGGGCATGAGCCTGGACCACGGCGGGCACCTGACCCACGGCGCCAAGGTGAACTTCTCCGGGCGGCTGTTCAACGCCGTGCAGTACGGCGTCTGCCCCGACACCGGCGAGCTGGACTACGCCCAGCTCGAGCGCCTGGCCAAGGAGCACCAGCCGAAGATGATTATCGGCGGCTTCTCCGCCTACTCCCGGGTGGTGGACTGGCAGCGCCTGCGCGACATCGCCGATTCGGTGGGCGCCTACCTGCTGGTGGATATGGCCCACGTGGCGGGCCTGGTCGCCGCCGGTGTCTACCCGAGCCCGGTGCAGATCGCCGATGTCACCACCACCACCACCCACAAGACCCTGCGCGGCCCGCGCGGTGGCCTGATCCTGGCCCGGGCCAACGCCGAGGTGGAGAAAAAGCTCAACTCGCTGGTCTTCCCCGGCACCCAGGGCGGGCCGCTGATGCACGCCATCGCCGGCAAGGCCGTGGCCTTCAAAGAGGCCCTGGAGCCGGAGTTCAAGGCCTATCAGCAGCAGGTGGTCGCAAACGCCCGGGCGATGGCCCAGGGGCTGATCGAGCGCGGCTACAAGGTGGTCTCGGGCGGCACCGACAATCACCTGTTCCTGATCGACCTGGTGGACAAGGGGCTGACCGGCAAGGCCGCCGACGCCGCCCTGGGCAAGGCGCACATCACGGTCAACAAGAACACCGTGCCCAACGATCCGCAGTCGCCCTTTGTCACCTCCGGCCTGCGCATTGGCACCCCGGCGATCACCACCCGCGGCTTCAAGGAAGAGGAGTGCCGCGAGCTGGCTGGTTGGATGGCCGACGTGCTGGATGACATCGAGAACGAGGACGTGATTGCGCGGGTGCGCGAGCAGGTCACCCAGGTCTGCCGCCGCCTGCCGGTCTACCAACAGGGCTGA
- a CDS encoding thymidylate synthase, whose product MQAYLDLMAHVRHHGTPKSDRTGTGTLSVFGHQMRFDLSRGFPVVTTKKLHLRSIIHELLWFLSGDSNIAYLKANGVSIWDEWADENGDLGPIYGVQWRSWPTPDGRRVDQLAQVLRDLREHPDSRRHLVSAWNVGELPNMALPPCHTLFQFYVAEGRLSCQLYQRSADIFLGLPFNIASYALLTHMVAQVCDLKPGEFIWTGGDCHLYTNHLEQADRQLQREPLPLPRLRLNPEVRDLFAFRYEDIALEGYQHHPPIKAPVAV is encoded by the coding sequence ATGCAAGCCTACCTGGACCTCATGGCGCACGTGCGCCACCACGGCACCCCCAAGAGCGATCGCACCGGTACCGGCACCCTGTCGGTGTTTGGCCATCAGATGCGCTTCGATCTCAGCCGCGGCTTCCCGGTGGTCACCACCAAGAAGTTGCACCTGCGCTCGATCATCCACGAGCTGCTCTGGTTTCTCAGCGGCGATAGCAACATCGCCTACCTCAAGGCCAATGGCGTCAGCATCTGGGACGAGTGGGCGGATGAGAACGGCGACCTGGGGCCGATCTACGGGGTGCAGTGGCGCTCCTGGCCCACCCCCGATGGCCGGCGGGTGGATCAGCTGGCCCAGGTGCTGCGGGACCTGCGCGAGCACCCGGACTCCCGGCGCCACCTGGTCTCGGCCTGGAATGTGGGTGAACTGCCCAATATGGCGCTGCCCCCCTGCCATACCCTGTTCCAGTTCTATGTCGCCGAGGGCCGGCTCTCCTGTCAGCTCTACCAGCGCAGCGCGGACATCTTCCTGGGGCTGCCCTTCAACATCGCCAGCTACGCCCTGCTGACCCATATGGTGGCCCAGGTCTGCGACCTGAAACCGGGGGAGTTCATCTGGACCGGCGGCGACTGCCACCTCTACACCAACCACCTGGAACAGGCGGACCGGCAGCTGCAGCGCGAGCCGCTGCCCCTGCCGCGATTGCGCCTGAACCCGGAGGTCCGGGACCTGTTCGCCTTCCGTTACGAGGACATCGCCCTGGAGGGTTATCAGCACCACCCGCCGATCAAGGCGCCGGTGGCGGTCTGA
- the yrfG gene encoding GMP/IMP nucleotidase encodes MATTAPTIDWSRTDTVLLDMDGTLLDLRFDNLFWKHHLPHRLATLKGLEPAQAEQEVFPRMARLQGRIEWYCLDYWSRELAVDMMALKREIAHLIDWRPYARDFLQALGRSGKRRVLVTNAHPDVLRLKMAHTGLAAHLDAAVSAHELERPKEEDGFWHRLQQRAPFRPGRSVLIDDNLAALASARRYGIATVLGIRQPDSGSAPLMAADVPLLGCFRQVLPPAQVTG; translated from the coding sequence ATGGCAACCACCGCGCCCACCATCGATTGGTCCCGCACCGACACCGTCCTGCTGGACATGGACGGCACGCTGCTCGATCTGCGCTTCGACAACCTCTTCTGGAAACACCACCTGCCCCACCGGCTGGCGACCCTGAAGGGCCTGGAGCCGGCTCAGGCCGAGCAGGAGGTGTTCCCGCGGATGGCACGGCTTCAGGGGCGGATCGAGTGGTACTGCCTGGATTACTGGAGCCGGGAGCTGGCGGTGGATATGATGGCGCTGAAACGGGAGATCGCCCACCTGATTGACTGGCGCCCCTACGCCCGGGACTTTCTCCAGGCCCTGGGCCGCAGTGGCAAGCGCCGGGTCCTGGTGACCAATGCCCACCCGGATGTGTTGCGACTGAAGATGGCGCACACGGGCCTGGCCGCCCACCTGGACGCGGCGGTGAGCGCCCATGAGCTGGAGCGGCCCAAGGAGGAGGACGGCTTCTGGCACCGGCTGCAACAGCGCGCGCCCTTCCGGCCCGGGCGCAGTGTGCTGATTGACGATAACCTGGCCGCATTGGCCAGCGCCCGGCGCTATGGCATCGCCACGGTACTGGGCATCCGCCAGCCGGACAGCGGGTCCGCGCCGCTCATGGCCGCCGACGTGCCGCTGCTGGGCTGCTTCCGCCAGGTGCTGCCGCCGGCCCAGGTCACTGGATAA
- the trxA gene encoding thioredoxin TrxA, giving the protein MSGQIVHATDQNFEDEVIKAGEPVLVDYWADWCGPCKMITPILDEVASEYAGKLKVVKLNIDENPETPPKYGIRGIPTLMLFKNGGVEATKVGALSKSQLTAFIDSNL; this is encoded by the coding sequence GTGAGCGGACAGATCGTGCACGCCACCGATCAGAATTTCGAAGACGAAGTGATCAAGGCCGGCGAGCCGGTACTCGTGGACTACTGGGCCGACTGGTGCGGTCCGTGCAAGATGATCACCCCGATCCTGGACGAGGTCGCCTCCGAATACGCGGGCAAGCTCAAGGTGGTCAAGCTGAACATCGACGAGAACCCGGAAACCCCGCCGAAGTACGGCATCCGTGGTATCCCCACGCTGATGCTGTTCAAGAACGGCGGTGTGGAGGCCACCAAGGTGGGTGCCCTGTCCAAGTCGCAGCTGACGGCTTTTATCGACAGCAACCTGTAA
- a CDS encoding adenosylmethionine--8-amino-7-oxononanoate transaminase, translated as MKNSDIVKRDLDVLWHPCTQMKDHEWLPLIPVKKGEGVWLEDFDGNRYIDAISSWWVNLFGHCHPHISGAVQQQAAELEHVILAGFSHEPVVRLSEKLVQITPPGLSRCFYTDNGSSAVEVALKMSYHYWRNTGKPEKLKFITLSNSYHGETLGTLGVGDVALYKETYKPLLMEAITVPSPDAFLREPGSSWAEHAERMFAHMEAALERHAHETAAVIVEPLVQCAGTMRMYHPVYLERLREACDRHGVHLIADEIAVGFGRTGTMFACEQAGISPDFMCLSKGLTAGYLPLATVLTHDRIYQAFYDDYATLRAFLHSHSYTGNPLACAAALATLELFERDDVIARNRELAREMGEAFAHLADHPHVGEVRQTGMVLAAEMVPDKHKPEPYPWEERRGMIVYQHALKNEALMRPLGSVVYLMPPYVITPEQIRHLARVATEGIDLATRA; from the coding sequence ATGAAAAACAGCGATATCGTCAAACGCGACCTGGACGTCCTCTGGCACCCCTGCACCCAGATGAAGGACCACGAGTGGCTCCCCCTCATCCCGGTCAAAAAGGGCGAGGGCGTCTGGCTGGAGGACTTCGACGGCAACCGCTACATCGACGCCATCAGCTCCTGGTGGGTCAACCTCTTCGGCCACTGCCACCCCCACATCAGCGGCGCCGTACAACAACAGGCCGCCGAACTCGAACACGTCATCCTCGCCGGCTTCTCCCATGAGCCCGTCGTGCGCCTGTCCGAGAAGCTGGTGCAGATCACCCCACCCGGGCTCAGCCGCTGCTTCTACACCGACAACGGCTCCTCCGCCGTCGAAGTGGCGCTGAAGATGAGCTACCACTACTGGCGCAACACCGGCAAGCCGGAAAAGCTCAAATTCATCACCCTGTCCAACAGCTACCACGGCGAAACCCTGGGCACCCTCGGCGTCGGCGACGTCGCCCTCTACAAAGAGACCTACAAGCCCCTGCTCATGGAGGCCATCACCGTCCCCTCCCCCGACGCCTTCCTGCGCGAGCCGGGCAGTAGCTGGGCCGAGCACGCCGAGCGCATGTTCGCCCACATGGAAGCGGCCCTGGAGCGCCACGCCCACGAGACCGCCGCCGTGATTGTTGAGCCGCTCGTCCAGTGCGCCGGCACCATGCGCATGTACCACCCGGTCTACCTGGAGCGGCTGCGCGAGGCCTGTGACCGCCACGGGGTGCACCTGATCGCCGACGAGATCGCCGTGGGCTTCGGCCGCACCGGCACGATGTTCGCCTGTGAGCAGGCCGGCATCAGCCCCGATTTCATGTGCCTGTCCAAGGGCCTGACCGCCGGCTACCTGCCCCTGGCCACCGTGCTCACCCACGACCGCATCTACCAGGCCTTCTACGACGACTACGCCACCCTGCGCGCCTTCCTCCACTCGCACAGCTACACCGGCAACCCGCTGGCCTGCGCCGCGGCCCTGGCCACCCTGGAGCTGTTCGAACGCGACGACGTCATCGCCCGCAACCGGGAGCTGGCACGCGAGATGGGCGAGGCCTTCGCCCACTTAGCCGATCACCCCCACGTGGGCGAGGTGCGCCAGACCGGCATGGTGCTGGCCGCCGAGATGGTGCCCGACAAGCACAAGCCCGAGCCCTACCCCTGGGAGGAGCGCCGCGGCATGATCGTCTACCAGCACGCGTTGAAGAACGAGGCGCTGATGCGCCCGCTGGGCAGCGTGGTCTACCTGATGCCGCCCTACGTGATCACCCCGGAACAGATCCGCCACCTGGCCCGGGTGGCCACCGAGGGCATCGACCTGGCCACCCGGGCATGA